The Deinococcus apachensis DSM 19763 genome includes a window with the following:
- a CDS encoding integrase core domain-containing protein codes for MENAYIESDGGRVQDEYLDLHGFQTLAQARLVVTAWREDDNSVRPHSSWVGSHHTSSRAWFRRAEVRSKCNWTGPTTAAPSPGSAARCTVCSSYASQSAARFAIRLAPETGAESPAISRCPEGGRSWGGPMTGVTLPG; via the coding sequence GTGGAGAACGCCTACATCGAGAGCGATGGCGGTCGAGTGCAAGATGAGTACCTCGACCTTCACGGGTTCCAAACGCTCGCCCAGGCTCGCTTGGTGGTGACCGCGTGGCGGGAGGACGACAACAGCGTTCGCCCGCACAGTTCCTGGGTGGGAAGTCACCACACGAGTTCGCGCGCCTGGTTCAGGCGGGCTGAGGTACGCTCGAAGTGCAATTGGACCGGGCCGACTACGGCGGCGCCCTCACCAGGATCTGCTGCTCGGTGTACCGTTTGCTCTTCATATGCCTCCCAGTCTGCTGCTCGATTTGCAATCAGACTGGCACCGGAAACAGGGGCAGAGTCACCAGCGATTTCTCGCTGTCCCGAAGGCGGGAGGAGCTGGGGCGGGCCGATGACGGGCGTGACGTTGCCGGGATAG
- a CDS encoding DDE-type integrase/transposase/recombinase, giving the protein MLLEREGQTVNHQRVYRLYHVEGLAVQRKVRKNLSAGERVHRPLVCALNQRWGMDFMADQLASGQRFRVLNVVDDFTRENLVMHVGTSITGADVVRLLDAVLADRQQPSARTTAPSSSARPWISGPTGGV; this is encoded by the coding sequence ATCCTGCTGGAACGCGAGGGGCAGACGGTCAATCACCAGCGGGTCTACCGCCTCTACCATGTCGAGGGTCTGGCAGTGCAGCGTAAGGTCCGCAAGAACTTGAGTGCTGGGGAGCGGGTGCACAGACCGCTGGTTTGTGCACTCAATCAGCGGTGGGGCATGGACTTCATGGCCGACCAGCTCGCTTCAGGACAGCGCTTCCGGGTGCTGAACGTCGTGGACGACTTCACCCGCGAGAACTTGGTGATGCACGTCGGTACGTCAATCACCGGAGCCGATGTGGTGCGGCTCCTCGACGCAGTGCTGGCGGACCGCCAGCAGCCATCGGCACGAACAACGGCCCCAAGTTCATCAGCAAGGCCCTGGATCAGTGGGCCCACGGGCGGGGTATAG
- a CDS encoding MerR family transcriptional regulator, which yields MSGDAPTTGLYSIGQFSKLTGFSIKTLRHYDEEDVLKPAVVDEASGYRYYTETQRRHMHLLAELHFAGFPVEQMRAFMRDPTLEHQGALFDWKIGQLEADIQNLTMQLRSLRRKRAHPWRGQTYEVTVEERPSKPFVFLHSYTWMQSIEEDRQHAFETLRTYLSGHGMEPSSPPTAFFVPTQDLRKLHKSIEMYAGFEVGGEVPAEGEVRAGWTPAGRWYAVRHAGPYEHIWHVKPMLRERAERDGASVKVVNLVHGEFIAQEVYHVGPWDTPDPGRWETEERWLVRQDSTGSVGAGR from the coding sequence ATGTCCGGCGACGCTCCCACCACGGGGCTCTACAGCATCGGCCAGTTTTCCAAGCTCACTGGCTTCAGCATCAAGACACTGCGCCACTACGACGAGGAAGACGTCCTCAAGCCCGCGGTGGTGGACGAGGCGAGCGGGTACCGCTACTACACCGAAACACAGCGCCGCCACATGCACCTGCTGGCCGAACTGCACTTCGCCGGGTTTCCAGTCGAACAAATGCGGGCCTTTATGCGGGACCCAACGCTTGAACATCAGGGGGCGCTGTTCGACTGGAAGATCGGACAGTTAGAGGCCGACATTCAAAACTTGACCATGCAGCTCCGCAGCTTGCGGCGCAAGCGTGCCCACCCCTGGCGCGGGCAGACGTACGAGGTGACGGTGGAGGAACGCCCGTCCAAGCCATTCGTGTTCCTCCACTCCTACACCTGGATGCAAAGCATTGAGGAAGACCGCCAGCACGCCTTTGAGACCCTGCGTACCTACCTGTCCGGTCACGGGATGGAGCCCAGCAGCCCGCCAACCGCCTTTTTCGTACCCACCCAGGATCTGCGCAAACTGCACAAGTCTATCGAAATGTATGCGGGATTCGAGGTGGGCGGCGAGGTCCCGGCTGAGGGAGAGGTGCGTGCGGGATGGACACCGGCTGGGCGGTGGTACGCGGTCCGGCATGCGGGGCCGTACGAGCACATCTGGCACGTCAAGCCGATGTTGCGCGAGCGCGCCGAGCGGGACGGCGCTTCTGTAAAGGTCGTGAACCTCGTGCACGGGGAGTTCATCGCGCAGGAGGTGTATCACGTCGGACCGTGGGACACACCGGACCCGGGCAGGTGGGAGACGGAGGAGCGGTGGCTAGTCCGCCAGGACTCCACCGGATCGGTGGGAGCAGGACGATGA
- a CDS encoding saccharopine dehydrogenase family protein — MDSPSRWMIYGANGFTGQLIAREAVRRGLTPMLAGRSAEAIRPFARELGLEGRVFNLDDAREVAAGIGDVSLVLHCAGPFSRTQRPMLDGCLSIGTHYLDITGEYAALEALHGRDREARQANVVAIAGVGFDVVPTDAVAVRLAKLLPSATRLRLAFRGGTLSRGTAITMAEGAGEGGLSRQGGLLVHEPMAARTWQVEHEGWTYAAVSIPWGDVVTAYYSTGIPTVETYLVVPPVAALVMRGSRRLAPLLCLPAVQRLLRERASRAKGPTEMELQEGRTVVWGEVTDRAGHRRGMKLIGPDGYRFTVESALAAVGRVLAGGVSPGAWTPSQAFGAGFVTTLPGVELLQGVGRA, encoded by the coding sequence ATGGACTCGCCTTCCCGGTGGATGATCTACGGCGCGAACGGCTTTACGGGCCAGCTCATCGCCCGGGAGGCGGTGAGGCGCGGCCTGACCCCCATGCTCGCCGGACGCTCCGCCGAGGCGATCCGGCCGTTTGCCAGGGAGCTTGGGCTGGAGGGCCGTGTGTTCAACCTGGACGATGCCCGTGAGGTTGCCGCGGGGATCGGTGATGTCTCGCTGGTCCTCCATTGCGCGGGTCCGTTCTCCCGGACTCAAAGGCCCATGCTCGACGGCTGCCTGTCCATCGGCACGCATTACCTGGACATCACGGGAGAGTATGCAGCCCTTGAAGCCCTGCATGGGCGGGACCGGGAAGCCAGACAAGCGAACGTGGTCGCCATCGCGGGCGTCGGGTTCGACGTCGTCCCCACCGACGCTGTCGCCGTCCGCCTGGCCAAACTGCTGCCGTCGGCTACCCGCCTGCGACTCGCCTTTCGCGGGGGTACCCTCAGCCGGGGCACGGCGATCACGATGGCGGAAGGTGCTGGGGAGGGGGGCCTGAGCCGTCAGGGCGGTCTGCTTGTGCACGAACCCATGGCCGCCCGCACCTGGCAGGTCGAGCATGAGGGCTGGACGTATGCGGCGGTGAGCATTCCCTGGGGGGACGTCGTGACCGCCTACTACTCCACGGGCATTCCGACGGTCGAGACGTATCTGGTCGTTCCCCCGGTCGCGGCCCTCGTGATGAGGGGCAGTAGGCGGCTGGCCCCCCTGTTGTGCCTGCCCGCCGTCCAGCGACTCCTTAGGGAGCGCGCCAGCCGGGCGAAGGGGCCGACCGAGATGGAGCTGCAGGAGGGCCGGACTGTGGTGTGGGGGGAGGTGACGGACCGGGCGGGGCACAGGCGTGGGATGAAACTCATCGGGCCCGATGGATACCGCTTCACGGTGGAAAGTGCCCTCGCCGCGGTTGGGCGGGTGCTCGCGGGAGGGGTGTCGCCCGGGGCTTGGACGCCTTCCCAGGCCTTCGGCGCCGGATTCGTGACGACCCTGCCCGGCGTCGAGCTGCTTCAGGGTGTGGGCCGGGCCTGA
- a CDS encoding SMI1/KNR4 family protein: MDSRPPGAVRPVTFSPAWFPFASDGGGNGLAVDLNPGPAGTLGQVITFGPDELTRLVLAPSLPAFLDWVADQIEAGRVTLEGNDMRLDGASSFLDRVRTLV; this comes from the coding sequence CTGGACAGCCGTCCCCCCGGCGCTGTGCGCCCCGTCACCTTCAGCCCCGCCTGGTTCCCCTTCGCCTCGGACGGTGGGGGCAATGGCCTGGCGGTGGACCTGAACCCCGGTCCCGCTGGCACGCTCGGTCAGGTCATCACTTTCGGCCCGGACGAGTTGACGCGCCTAGTCCTCGCCCCCTCGCTCCCCGCCTTTCTCGACTGGGTGGCCGACCAGATCGAAGCCGGACGCGTCACCCTGGAAGGCAACGACATGCGGCTTGACGGGGCCAGTTCCTTCTTGGACCGGGTGCGGACGCTCGTTTAG
- a CDS encoding DNA/RNA non-specific endonuclease, which yields MKRAFPLLLAGLLAACSQTPTAHVDPYDRLIADVGGEVALSELTRDLTPEQARTFFARYGIGYQNHDGLSAQLADGCPTRFTSADRNTWHSLGGGYYYIDAEGRPRSAYRYVPPIAAAARDTTCQATVSNLDNATGYDGGHLVGSQLGGWGRRANMAPQDSNFNRGNWVQIENQAAKCTSLATNSLTYLTRVGYSNTTTNTPGTWTLELKLGGETFSRTFDNTAYGGPNGTTYRQQAVSWLMGKGCV from the coding sequence ATGAAGCGTGCTTTTCCCCTGCTGCTCGCCGGTCTCCTGGCCGCCTGCTCCCAGACGCCCACCGCCCACGTCGACCCCTACGACCGCCTGATCGCCGACGTCGGGGGAGAAGTCGCCCTCAGCGAACTGACCCGTGACCTCACCCCCGAGCAGGCCCGCACCTTCTTCGCCCGTTACGGCATCGGCTATCAGAACCACGACGGGCTCAGCGCTCAGCTCGCCGACGGTTGCCCCACCCGCTTCACCAGCGCCGACCGCAACACCTGGCACTCCCTTGGCGGCGGGTACTACTACATCGACGCGGAAGGTCGTCCCCGCAGCGCCTACCGCTACGTGCCCCCCATCGCGGCCGCCGCCCGCGACACCACCTGCCAGGCCACGGTCAGCAACCTCGACAACGCCACCGGGTACGACGGCGGGCACCTGGTCGGCAGCCAACTCGGGGGGTGGGGGAGACGGGCGAACATGGCGCCCCAGGACTCCAACTTCAACCGCGGCAACTGGGTGCAGATCGAGAACCAGGCCGCCAAGTGCACCTCCCTGGCCACGAACAGCCTCACCTACCTGACCCGGGTGGGCTACTCGAACACGACGACGAACACGCCGGGCACCTGGACGCTGGAGCTGAAGCTGGGAGGGGAGACCTTCAGCCGGACCTTCGACAACACGGCGTACGGGGGGCCGAACGGCACGACCTACCGTCAGCAGGCGGTGAGCTGGTTGATGGGCAAGGGTTGCGTCTAA